The nucleotide window CGACGTGGAAGCCTCGATCGCGAACTAATGGCGCAACCCtgcaagagaagaagatcttcgaAATCTTACGGGTCGATGGATTATCGACCTTCCTAATTAGTCTACTAATCTGCGTCGACAAAGGGCTGCTGCGAGCAAGGGAGCCAGGATACCCTGACTCTCGAAGCTGGCAAGCTTGCCTTGGCTTCCAGTTGTCCGCACTGACCTTGCACCTGAACCTAGGATATCCTGGCTGTCTCTTCGTTTTGTCTTGCGGTACCCTGCGTGTGCTCTTAGCGCGGGCCACAGCAACTTGCACACTTGAAACTACTCCGAACAGACGGGATGATCCTTGTCTAGGAGGCATTTGTATTGTACGTACGCTCTGAATCGACTTGGAAATTCGTACATACATGGAAGTTTCTTTGTATAATCGATTGTCTCAGCATTATACCCAAATTTAACCTTGAGAAGGTGAGCCAACCGCTAGCAACGTACTTACAACCTTACAGCATGCTGTGTGGGATATGAAGTGACAGTCAGAGACCGCTAGAAATCCCATTGCACTGATAGGGCACCAGAGAAGGCAGCAATGGTATTATTGAATCTTTTAAACCAGTCACCAGAATGTGCTGCAGGCTACCCAAACGGTGAAAAGTAAAATCATGTTGTGCTAGAAGCATATCAGCAATCGGTATCCTTCGTGTCTTGAGGGTTTGCTCACCTAACCTTCATTGTGGTGACACGGAATACTGACGTAATATGAGACAGAAAGTTGCAAGGGGCTTCAGCTCACCTGCCAGATAATGTTATCTGACATTGAGCAGGCGGTAGAGCACACGATCAAACCATGGGACCATGTCTCGCCCACCGTCCATCCGAAAGGTATTGACGTGGCTTACGTGACATGAAGCCGTGCTCTCGGATTTGGCCGATAGCATGGTTCTTTGCTGGTGAAAGTGCATCACGTTCGGGCTCTCCGTTGGAACAATATGTAATCTTAGCAGATACTAGTTACATTGCATAGTTTCTGCCGCTGATGTCGAGAGATTGTGGTCATGCAAGATGAGGACTGCTAAGGATGATGCTGGCTTCCCCGGAGTCTTAGCTGGCTAAGCATAACCTTCTGGTGTTAGCAAGAGAGTGCATCACGAATCGCTGTGGCTATGCTGAACATGTCCACCAAGCTGCATGTATGGGGTATGCAACAGATGCTATTAGGCTGCAAGTTTGATAGCTACTTCCCATAGGGGGAAATAAGGCCTTGAGGCGGACACACTTTGCGAGATGCAATATCCGGCAGAGCTATTATGAGCTTCTTCAAGGGTAAGTCTTCGATGGTAATTGCCGAAAATCCATCGTATCAAAAAGAGGCTATTTGTGCTGAGCAAGTACTTAGAAGCTCGATGCTTATGTACACTAGTGACCAACAAGGGAAGCAATTATAGCATCAGGTCCGGGCTTGGATCTTCCTCGATGTAATAATGCATAGACGCATTACCAATAAAAGATATCAGATCACCCTGAGAAGTTGGCGCCGTATCACCACGAAGAGAGACGGTGGTGATTGCCTCAATACCAGATCGCGCTCGTGCAGCTCGTGACTCCATGCGACCCTCGATAGGCCTGTCGCTTGGTCCAACGTATACAGCGATGAGCTGGCCATAGACACGATCCCACGCAATCATATGCTCGGTCTCTTCCCAAGGATTATCATGGCTTGGATCCTGATCATGTGGACATCTGGTTCTCCTTGCCAAACGACCAAGCTGCATCACATGAATGGAGCGCTCGAGAGGGGATCCACTGCTATCGCAGCTGACACGGACTAAGCCTAACGTTGAAGGTGTCCATGGCTCAGTACCCTCTTTCCCAGCAGATGGAGAGGCCCCCGAACACTGAACTGGAGAATATCGGGGAAACCAGGCATACTCCAAATCCTGACCTTCAGTTGATGGCAAAGATACAGGGATAACGTCTCCCTCGTGTTCTTCAAGCAGTTCTGCAATCTTGCCGAGATCTGTCGCTGACCTGGAGCATCCGGAGGCGTTGATTTCGGTGATCAAGCGTGCAACGCTCTCATAGCCTGTGCTGTCACCATCGATATTGAAGAGAGgtatatcagatattatcGAGTGCGGATCACTTATATTCGTGTGATAGGGGCCTTCAGAATCCCAACTGAGACCCAGCTTGTGCTCGATCTGTATTAATTGGGCCTCAAGAAGCTTCAAGTACTCTTTCTCACCTGCCATCCGAGGTAACAGAGGACCAATAACTTCTGAGTCAAGTAGCATGTTGACGTCTTTGAACTCGGAGATACCAGGAAGCATATCCTGGGAATGCTTCGACACTTCTTGCAAGTAATCCATAGCTCGGAGAACATCACCACTTTCCATCAGAGTCACTATACAAGAGTACATACATTGGTACATTTCAGGGGAAGCGCTTGGCGAAAGTCTCCACATTGCTTGCCTCCAGACTTCAGATAGAAGGTCTCTGCTCCGCAATTTCGCGAGTAAACAAAGGTAATGCCCACGATGCATTGCTGGGCCGGCAGAATCGCCCCAGGACAACAGATCGTGAAggtttttcttccttcgttGCTTGCCTCCCTCAATCAATTCCAGTATCGCGTCCGTATCGATAGTAACCTCACGGAATCTCTTATAGTGAAGGGCATTGAGGAGCGCATTCACTATAGACGCACTTGCGAGGCTGTCCAGGGGCCACAGGCCAACGGAAAGGTACCCATCCAGAAACCTTTCAAGAGCCGGCGCAGACAATGAGAGTGCAGCATAGTACATCCCCAAAAAGTAGAGATTACTCGTACGCGGTAGTCTCAATTTCTCCAGTCTTGTGATGATAGCATTGAGCGCCGTGAGAATCTCGCCGTAGGAATTCTTTCGCTGGCAACGATTCAGCGCTTTCGCTAAAAGGGCGCAGGATTGTGTCTGTAAAAGTAGACTGCCTTCTGTTTCATTTACAGTTCTTTCAATGAACACCTGTAAGTGACGCAGGTTTCGTACGTCATGTTTCAGGGCTTTGACCGATGCGATTTCATCGGGGCTTTGTGGTTCTCGACCAGAAGAGCTCCAAAAAGGTGGTGGTAGAGACACCAAGGGCCAATCACCGAGAAATATATCCGAGAGGTGTTTGTCAAGCTCAGGATTGGAGACATCATTGTGAGAAGGTTTCGTGGTACCTGTCAGAGCGAACCTGACCAGGTGGGACGGAGTGGGCTCGGTATATGAAGCTCTCGAATTGACGTCGATGGAGACATGGCGGCCCAGCGAAGGTGAAATATGGAACGACCTCAATGCCCGCCGCCGTGATAGCACACACAGGTGAGAGTATAGTGACATAGATTTCGACTACTTCTAGGCATCAAGGACACATACAATTGACAGAGTGGAGGCGGTCTTCAATGGGCATCAGTGATAATCCGGGGTTGGGAAAGTGGAGATGGCAGCGGGTGGATAAAGCATAATAACGCCCGGCAATCCACCAGGGGCAAGGCGGTCAACATGGCGGTGGGCCATGGCGTAACTGCAACTCCGATCCGGAATCGAGGCTTCAGTCCTTCAGTCAGAAACCGACCTTCGTTTGCTTTTCGCTCATCAATATACTCGAGGTTTCTGAATACCCGACTTTTTCTTACGAATCCACCCCAACCTTTATTTCTTGGAGAATTACTGTTTGCAGCATGCCTGCCGAGCAGTCTGCGGCCAGCCCTTCTGGCGCCAAGGAAATGCCCAAGCAATCCGCAGAGAATGACCAAGCCGGCGATGATCGCAAGGAACCTACATCGCCCTCAAAAGAGAAGACACAGGGAGAATCAGGAGGAGAGGCTAGCGTAAATGACGCCAGTACGGACAAAAAAGACGATGATGCTGCCTCAAGAGCCCGtcaaagacaagaaagatTCAAGGCTCTCCAAGCTCGCGCAGTAAGTTCATGGTAGCGAAGGGCCACTGTATGTTGTGTTCGTACTGACATCATTTTAGAAAACCGCTACTGAGCGGAATCTGAAAGAAACGGCTGCCGAAACACAGCGTCTCGCAACCGATCCGTCGCTGCTTTCTTCGCTCTCTCGCAAACATGCTTTCGCATCGCATAACCTTCTCAAGGCTGACACAGAAGCCGCTGGCGAGGATTTTGAGCGTAAGCGTGCGTGGGATTGGACTGTCGACGAGTCCGAAAAATGGGACAAGCGCATGGAAAAGAAGCAGCGTCATCGGGACAATGTCGCATTCCAGGACTACACCCAAGACGCGAAAAAGGTGTACAAGAGACAGCTGCGGGAAGTACAGCCTGACCTCGAAACCTacgagagggagaagatggcagcGATCGAAAAGGCTGCTGCCAATGGCGATCTCGAGATCGTTGAGACCAATGACGGTGAAATGATCGCCGTCGATAAGAATGGCTCTTTCTACTCTACTGCTGACAGTGTTGGCTTCACGGAGAACAAGCCCGACAGAGCAGCTGTTGACAAGCTCGTGGATAATCTTCGGAAAGCTGAGGAAGTCCGACTCAAGAAGCGGAGGGACCGCCGCGGAGACGACGACGGCGACGTCACTTACATCAACGAAAAGAACAAGCAGTTCAACCAGAAATTGTCGAGATTCTATAACAAGGTGCGTTCCTACTTTGTCAATTGTCAAAAGCCCTAGCTAATGCCTTCCAGTACACTACGGAAATTCGCGACAGCTTCGAGCGTGGTACGATGATCTGATTTACGCCAAGAAAATCTGAATCTGCAGGACAGTTCAAACGTACAGTCGCCTTGCAAAAAGACCTGCATGACAGCAACTTGATGTGTGCGCTTCGTCAATTTTCATTTCTCTGCACCTCGTTCCGGACTATACTGGACAAATGCAAAGAAGGTCGCCGACGAACTCCCCTTGCAGGGTCCGCCACCCTGCTTGACGAAGTTGGCATCCAGTTATAGCACATACGAGCCGCACCTATCTCAGTCACATCATCTTGACCGAGATACCAAGTCACTTGACGGTTTTGATGACAGGTGGTCCCTTGAAACACGAATTAGGCATGTTTGGTTATAGCCTCATTTATGATACATGATGTAGTGTACACTATGGCAGCTTCCAGAGAGATTTCCTGGACAGCTCGAGATGGCCTGGTCACAACGCCACTTTGCTGATGCCGTTATCTCAGAGCGGAATCAGATGATGACATGCGCTCGGTCGGGATTTTGACCTAAATTCACAGACCTTCCATGGGTCTGGTCGGTAGATAGGTCTTCGCCTTGCTCACCTTGGGCATATTCTCACTCCAGGCGCCAAGCAGCCAGTCTGACATGTTAGTTTGACAATCAATTTCTCGTCTATGTGCTCCTCCCTCATAGcatgctcttcctccacgctTTCGTAGCTAGCGCTTCTATCTTCTCTACTCCCAAGGCACCTCGGACAGATTCGTCATCCAGGGCTTCCATTACAGCCTCACCCACAGTATCCACCTGGAAGGGTTTCGTGACCATGGAGCCCAGGAAGTCCAGTCTGTTGCCCAAAAGCGCATTAACCTGAGAACCGACGAAGCCACCAAGAGCAATGGGGAGTGTGAACTTTCTGCTTTCATCGTACATAAACGGGGCTCGCACGAAGACACTCCGTAGTTCCGGTAACTTCGCCGCGATGATAGATTCCGCCTCTCTCTTCGTTGTGATATATCGACTTGGGAGAACCGGCGCGCCTGAAGCAGCAGATATGTAGAGGAAAGTCGGGACATGTTCGTTAAGGGTTTCTTGCGCCAATGCGACCGCTAAAATGAACGGTAATCAGGATGTTAGCATTCAATCCATTCAATCATACCCGGCATCGCACGAACCAGAATCGCGATTCATAAGCTCATATGTAAACTGCCCATTACGCTCTTTCACTTGAAGAGGCTCTCCCTCCCGCCTTTGCAACGGATCCTGACTGCCTGGTTTTGACGCTGCAAATGCCTTTTGCAGCCCGTTAAGAATCGGTTCTCGTCCTTGCACCACCCCTTTGTAGTCCGCCTCGAGGAGAATTCCCATACTATGGACGACGGCGTTCGCACCATTCAGAAAGGGTTTGTATGTTTCCGGCTTGAGCATATCGGCCTTAGCCCATTCGACTGAGCTGGCCCAGCTTGGACGACTGAGAGAACCAGTGACGGTATCCCATCGCGGTTCTCCGGAGCGACTAATACCAGTGCGTACGAATTAGACACATCCCTTAAGATAGCAGAATCAATAGCATTCGTACCTGAGCGACGTAACCTCCCATCCTCTAGCGACAGCAGATTTGCAAATCCTCGAACCTGTACGGGAAATAACCTGTTAGCATTGATTGCTCAAGCGTCCGGCTGGTAGGTACATAGACTGCCTGCACCACATACCCAAGAAGCCGTTTCCGCCGGCGACAACCACCCTTTTTGCTGCCATTGTAGGATAAAATCAGGTAAGTTCGGATTGAATGTATTTTGCTTTTGTGAGAATTAAGAGACTGAAGTCAACGAAACATTTTCATGAATTCCAAATCGCCGGAGCTCGAACCCGGAGGAAGCAACGACCGCCCGCCGCAGCTCAGCTTCCGCCGGATTCCTTATCGTATCACCCGCATCCGTCACGTGCAACTGCAGAGATTCCGCGGCCTGGATCGCGACAAGAGCGACACTGGAACTACACACCTCCCTCTTAACCATCgatataatcttttcttgccCGGTATCTGCATACGACCTGCTTATCTCAGATTGGTTATATTGTCAGTCTTGCAGCATGCCATCAGCGACAGGAACCAAGCGCGTCAGAGTGAGCCCATCCCTCCCAGATCATACAAGACCAGGCCGACCGACTAACCTATCACAACTATAAAGGGCGTCTCTGTCTTCCGGCCATTCGGTATGCCTCTACTTTCCATTGTCTTTTCGATTCCCAAGTCAAGTCCATCCTAACAAGCCATAACAGTCTTTGGCAGTGAAGCCCAACCCTTCGACCCAGCCAAGAAACCCCCCCACGTCCCAGCAGACCACACGCACCAGTGGCGCGTATTCGTGAAAGGCGTCAACGACGAAGACATCTCCTACTGGCTCAAGAAAGTACAATTCAAGCTCCACGAGACTTACGCCCAGAACGTGCGAACGATCGAACAGGCCCCCTTCGAAGTGACCGAAACCGGATGGGGTGAATTCGAGATCCAGATCAAACTATACTTTGTTCCGGAGTCGACCGAGAAGCCACAGACCCTATGGCATAGCTTGAAGTTGCATCCGTACGGGCCAGACGCGGAAGCGAAGAAAGAGCGCCGCGAGCTGGTGGTCAGCCAGAACTATGAGGAGGTGGTATTCAATGAACCCGTGGAGCAGTTTTATGAGCTCTTGACGGGTGGCGCTGGGGCAGCAGGGCAGCCGcagaagggaaagggtggCAAGAATACCAAGCAgtcacagcagcagcagaaggggGTAAGGACGGCTGAGATTCCGGCGAACTCGTCCGCGGAGAATCCGTATAGTCGGACGACGGAGATTAGTGAGATGGATCGGTTGGGGGAGGCGAATAAGACGGTTGAACGGATGAtcaaagaggaaagggaacgGTTGATTGAgcgggagaagaagttggcgGAGCTGCGTGCGAGTGAGGGCGTCCCGGCTACTACAAAGAAGCGTTAAGTGTTGAGAAGAttgggatgtggatgtttgGATAACACGTTCTGAGACGTGCTCTACTCGCGTGTTGATACGCTTCGGTTGCCCAGCTGGCGTCGTTATTGGTCCGGCGATATTTGGGTTCTCCTTGCTGGCATTGATAAACCAGGGTTCCCCGAAGTACTCCCTTCTTAGGGTGGGATAAGGCACATCATCGGTCGCCTACGGGGACCCCGAAGGGCTCATGACCCTTGTATGCTGAGCCCTCGCTGCAGTGCTACTTCCAGGATTATTACCTTGCTGGCAGACTCGCAGGACATACATCTGCACGACTTGGTAGCCTACAGAGAACAATTCCGGTTCAAAACTATCATGATACAGGTTAACGCAGATAGTCAAGATTGAGGGCTACACATACAAATTGGATGCGAATATTATCATGCTCTTGAATTTTCACGTGCTGGCTCATGTTCATGGGCTCCGGCTACTAAGCTCATTATGTACTTTCACTGCCAGTGAGCCACGGCTGTGCGCATGGTCTGGTTTTCCTTGACCCGCCCAGCAACCATCCCCTAACATTAAGAACGTAGAGGCATGTTGAGACCAACAAATCCCTCATATAACAGATGTTCGGCTTCTGGTAGACCCAGCAAAGATCGCTTTTCCGTTTCATAACAGGTATTAGAAGCAACAGTCAACCCTGTTTCTCATTCAAGCCACGCTCGACAAGATCCATAATAAAATGGTGATACGATGCATCAGCTTGCAAGAAAACCATAAATCTCTTTTTGAACAGCGATAGGCCTAGTCGAGGTGAGCGTAGCTGCGGGGACAATTCACGTAGTCAAGTCCGAGGAGAACGAAATGGAGGCTTGGAAGGCGTATTCGAGGGCAAGCTCGAGTCCGTAGCAATAGCCGTGAGCAGTGCCAGG belongs to Aspergillus luchuensis IFO 4308 DNA, chromosome 3, nearly complete sequence and includes:
- the SYF2 gene encoding pre-mRNA-splicing factor SYF2 (COG:A;~EggNog:ENOG410PM31;~InterPro:IPR013260;~PFAM:PF08231), whose amino-acid sequence is MPAEQSAASPSGAKEMPKQSAENDQAGDDRKEPTSPSKEKTQGESGGEASVNDASTDKKDDDAASRARQRQERFKALQARAKTATERNLKETAAETQRLATDPSLLSSLSRKHAFASHNLLKADTEAAGEDFERKRAWDWTVDESEKWDKRMEKKQRHRDNVAFQDYTQDAKKVYKRQLREVQPDLETYEREKMAAIEKAAANGDLEIVETNDGEMIAVDKNGSFYSTADSVGFTENKPDRAAVDKLVDNLRKAEEVRLKKRRDRRGDDDGDVTYINEKNKQFNQKLSRFYNKYTTEIRDSFERGTMI
- the yaf9 gene encoding YEATS domain-containing protein YAF9 (BUSCO:EOG09262UTQ;~COG:B;~EggNog:ENOG410PGXN;~InterPro:IPR038704,IPR005033;~PFAM:PF03366;~go_process: GO:0006355 - regulation of transcription, DNA-templated [Evidence IEA]), whose product is MPSATGTKRVRGVSVFRPFVFGSEAQPFDPAKKPPHVPADHTHQWRVFVKGVNDEDISYWLKKVQFKLHETYAQNVRTIEQAPFEVTETGWGEFEIQIKLYFVPESTEKPQTLWHSLKLHPYGPDAEAKKERRELVVSQNYEEVVFNEPVEQFYELLTGGAGAAGQPQKGKGGKNTKQSQQQQKGVRTAEIPANSSAENPYSRTTEISEMDRLGEANKTVERMIKEERERLIEREKKLAELRASEGVPATTKKR
- the horA gene encoding ubiquinone biosynthesis protein COQ11 (BUSCO:EOG09262ZZ8;~COG:I;~EggNog:ENOG410PGBG;~InterPro:IPR036291,IPR001509;~go_function: GO:0003824 - catalytic activity [Evidence IEA]), with product MAAKRVVVAGGNGFLGSRICKSAVARGWEVTSLSRSGEPRWDTVTGSLSRPSWASSVEWAKADMLKPETYKPFLNGANAVVHSMGILLEADYKGVVQGREPILNGLQKAFAASKPGSQDPLQRREGEPLQVKERNGQFTYELMNRDSAVALAQETLNEHVPTFLYISAASGAPVLPSRYITTKREAESIIAAKLPELRSVFVRAPFMYDESRKFTLPIALGGFVGSQVNALLGNRLDFLGSMVTKPFQVDTVGEAVMEALDDESVRGALGVEKIEALATKAWRKSML
- a CDS encoding uncharacterized protein (COG:S;~EggNog:ENOG410PY0K;~TransMembrane:2 (i182-199o205-227i)) — encoded protein: MSLYSHLCVLSRRRALRSFHISPSLGRHVSIDVNSRASYTEPTPSHLVRFALTGTTKPSHNDVSNPELDKHLSDIFLGDWPLVSLPPPFWSSSGREPQSPDEIASVKALKHDVRNLRHLQVFIERTVNETEGSLLLQTQSCALLAKALNRCQRKNSYGEILTALNAIITRLEKLRLPRTSNLYFLGMYYAALSLSAPALERFLDGYLSVGLWPLDSLASASIVNALLNALHYKRFREVTIDTDAILELIEGGKQRRKKNLHDLLSWGDSAGPAMHRGHYLCLLAKLRSRDLLSEVWRQAMWRLSPSASPEMYQCMYSCIVTLMESGDVLRAMDYLQEVSKHSQDMLPGISEFKDVNMLLDSEVIGPLLPRMAGEKEYLKLLEAQLIQIEHKLGLSWDSEGPYHTNISDPHSIISDIPLFNIDGDSTGYESVARLITEINASGCSRSATDLGKIAELLEEHEGDVIPVSLPSTEGQDLEYAWFPRYSPVQCSGASPSAGKEGTEPWTPSTLGLVRVSCDSSGSPLERSIHVMQLGRLARRTRCPHDQDPSHDNPWEETEHMIAWDRVYGQLIAVYVGPSDRPIEGRMESRAARARSGIEAITTVSLRGDTAPTSQGDLISFIGNASMHYYIEEDPSPDLML